A single Anopheles funestus chromosome 2RL, idAnoFuneDA-416_04, whole genome shotgun sequence DNA region contains:
- the LOC125760771 gene encoding mucin-22-like isoform X15: MENKRIFWSAVLLTLAALASTSEAAKFQCQEEGFAVDPNDCAVFYRCVQEGDNLTAYKFRCGPGTVFSMTENVCVHPRDSEREECRETGNEIDGGDGGYGPAPEPEPAAPEPEPAAPEPEPQTMQQNEQEPMAMGNGDAENSVNPEAQPSSTTQGPSTASTTGSSGSTTSSQPSASGPAPACTEDGFMGDPNDCKKFYRCVSNGNGQFTRYEFRCGDGTVWDDSAGSCNHDWAVQDGRCGKTNGQGSGPQGGSPNGPTENGSGPTSTSKPTEGPNGPNGPDGPNGVPNGPDGGPNGPDGPNGGPNGPDGPNGGPNGPDGGPNGPDGPNGGPNGPDGPGGPNGPDGPNGPDGPNGPEEPTESKGPDGQNQTNGPEESTTAGQQSTTVPPCQTTTTTQTPSVPAGSNGVCEQEGFMEHPTNCKKFYRCVDNGNGGYDRYEFTCGPGTVWDNDILACNHPTSVQNSKCGTGGETASSQPPGSSSGPGNTYLPPAQSSTESMPSTTEQAMSSLEPESLTTGATEAASQETTSGTSSTTASPESATSTSEAPKEETSSSAQEQTTETQSQTEASKGETTANSQEQTTESQSQTSTTVAGDSSTTPEGATETSTMPSSEGCDSEGFKPHPTNCKMFYRCVDNGKGGYTKYEFTCSEGTGWDESKQACNYEYEIPNCGADRPPEPEPEPSGTDMTTGSSDGTTAATDATTTQAQTDGTTSGQETTTAKQDTTTAPAQETTTTPAEQQATTTTEASQETTTAPSDSTTAAASTQETTTTTGQEMTTSGEVASEMTTAQGQETTTSASEMTTENSQQQTTTMSSSSSSGECTEEGFMGNPDDCRKFYRCVDNGKGGYNKYDFTCGEGTAWDQALQTCNHENVVEMCGGQTGNTSNNTNQTQSSSTTTTTTSTTASTTISTTTTTTTQAPSTTTTTTTQAPSTTASTTSTTQTPTTTTTQSTTSTTSTTTTSSAPSSTTSSSTSSSSSTTQSMQSSSESTTERMKASSSSTTPVNCTEAGYFPNPDDCTKFYRCVDWDGMGENFSVFHFDCPEGTIWDPAVNTCNHEDSVQPPRNCSKSAPAETTESNAESTTSVTEEPGSTTEAAQMTTAQQTEATTAASSQQETTTDSMSSETTAAGKEETTTQAQMMTTTEGTGQETTTAAAQETTEATTMTEASQETTTAATNETTTMAAQESTTMAAQESTTMPAQETTTMAAQESTTTAAQETTTMGAQESTTMAAQETTTMAAQETTTMAAQETTTMGAQETTTMAGQESTTASGQQETTTASGGEQETTTMAQSEMTTEAAGQEQTTEGMESTTEPASQECPAGCMSSCPPVDEDQERFVCPTGFKRHPKNCNLFYQCTEKPNSYDYSIVVFSCPNDTVYQEDRTQCTEPAEGDDRCKAANLRSQLRNTRQLPVMQLGSMEPLCPTDGHFAIDDQKCSSTFLRCTQGRSGLQPNMYRCPKGYVYWRVSRRCERVQKIPECQTTPMQERSELPVEWINIGNRRRSLF; the protein is encoded by the exons ATGGAGAACAAGCGGATCTTCTGGTCCGCGGTTCTGCTAACACTAGCAGCACTGGCATCAACGAGCGAAG cTGCTAAATTCCAATGTCAGGAGGAAGGTTTTGCAGTTGATCCAAACGACTGTGCCGTGTTCTATCGCTGCGTGCAGGAAGGCGATAATCTCACGGCATACAAATTTCGATGTGGACCGGGAACTGTTTTTTCCATGACCGAAAATGTTTGTGTGCATCCGCGAGACTCGGAACGGGAAGAATGCCGCGAGACTGGCAACGAAATCGACGGTGGAGACGGCGGATACGGCCCAGCACCGGAACCCGAACCGGCGGCACCAGAGCCGGAACCGGCCGCACCGGAACCCGAACCACAAACGATGCAGCAGAATGAGCAGGAACCGATGGCGATGGGTAATGGTGATGCCGAAAATAGTGTAAATCCGGAAG CACAACCATCAAGTACTACGCAGGGACCGTCCACTGCGTCAACCACCGGCAGCTCTGGCTCTACCACTAGTAGCCAACCATCAGCATCTGGACCTGCTCCTGCATGTACAGAGGATGGCTTCATGGGTGATCCGAACGATTGTAAGAAGTTCTACCGTTGTGTCTCGAATGGCAATGGTCAATTTACGCGATACGAATTCCGCTGCGGAGATGGAACTGTATGGGATGATAGTGCTGGCAGTTGCAACCATGACTGGGCCGTACAGGATGGACGATGCGGTAAGACAAATGGACAAGGATCGGGACCACAGGGTGGATCTCCGAACGGGCCTACTGAAAATGGCAGTGGACCTACCAGCACGAGTAAACCAACCGAGGGGCCAAACGGTCCAAATGGACCAGATGGACCAAACGGTGTACCAAATGGACCTGATGGAGGACCAAATGGACCAGATGGACCAAACGGAGGGCCAAATGGACCAGATGGACCAAACGGTGGACCAAATGGACCTGATGGAGGACCAAATGGACCAGATGGACCAAACGGAGGGCCAAATGGACCTGATGGACCTGGTGGACCTAATGGACCTGACGGACCTAATGGACCTGACGGACCTAATGGACCTGAAGAACCAACTGAATCTAAAGGTCCGGAtggacaaaatcaaacaaacggaCCCGAAGAATCCACTACTGCCGGACAACAGTCAACTACAGTTCCACCGTGCcaaactaccaccaccacccaaaCGCCCTCAGTACCTGCAGGAAGTAACGGTGTATGCGAACAAGAAGGATTTATGGAACATCCAACGAATTGTAAAAAGTTCTATCGTTGCGTCGACAACGGCAACGGTGGATACGATCGTTACGAGTTCACCTGCGGTCCCGGTACCGTTTGGGATAATGACATTCTTGCCTGTAACCATCCAACATCGGTCCAAAATTCCAAATGTGGAACTGGAGGAGAAACGGCATCCTCTCAGCCTCCGGGTAGTTCGTCTGGTCCAGGAAATACCTATCTGCCTCCAGCACAATCCTCTACCGAATCTATGCCAAGTACTACGGAGCAAGCAATGAGTAGTCTGGAACCGGAATCTCTTACCACAGGTGCTACAGAGGCAGCTAGTCAGGAAACAACTAGCGGTACAAGTAGCACAACGGCATCACCAGAATCAGCAACTTCAACTTCCGAAGCACCCAAGGAAGAAACTTCGTCCTCCGCTCAAGAACAAACTACAGAAACTCAAAGTCAAACAGAAGCTTCCAAGGGAGAAACCACAGCAAACTCTCAAGAGCAGACAACCGAGTCCCAGAGTCAAACATCCACTACCGTGGCGGGAGATTCCTCCACCACGCCTGAAGGTGCTACCGAGACTTCAACAATGCCCTCATCGGAAGGATGCGATTCGGAAGGATTTAAGCCTCATCCGACCAACTGTAAGATGTTCTACCGCTGTGTCGATAATGGCAAAGGTGGTTACACGAAGTACGAGTTCACTTGCTCGGAGGGCACAGGTTGGGACGAAAGCAAACAAGCATGTAACTACGAGTACGAAATTCCAAACTGTGGTGCTGACCGTCCACCAGAGCCAGAACCCGAGCCAAGCGGTACGGACATGACGACTGGAAGCAGTGATGGTACCACCGCTGCAACAGACGCTACAACGACACAAGCACAAACAGATGGTACTACTTCCGGTCAAGAGACTACAACTGCCAAGCAAGACACGACGACAGCTCCAGCACAGGAAACCACTACGACTCCGGCAGAACAGCAAGCAACAACTACAACAGAGGCCAGCCAAGAAACGACCACAGCTCCCAGCGATTCAACTACCGCTGCTGCATCGACTCAGGAAACGACGACCACCACCGGACAGGAAATGACTACATCCGGCGAAGTGGCATCTGAAATGACAACTGCACAGGGTCAGGAAACGACCACCTCTGCTAGTGAAATGACTACCGAAAACTCGCAGCAACAGACTACTACTATGAGTAGCTCCTCTTCTTCGGGCGAATGTACTGAGGAAGGTTTTATGGGTAATCCGGACGATTGCCGCAAGTTCTACCGCTGTGTAGACAATGGCAAGGGTGGATACAATAAGTATGATTTCACTTGCGGCGAAGGTACCGCATGGGATCAGGCACTGCAAACATGTAATCATGAGAATGTTGTTGAAATGTGCGGCGGACAGACAGGTAACACTAGCAATAACACTAATCAAAcacaatcatcatcaacaacaaccacaaccacATCTACTACTGCTTCTACTACTATttccactactactactactaccacacAAGCTCCTtccaccaccactactactaccacacAAGCTCCTTCTACAACCGCTTCTACCACTAGCACCACCCAAACACCCACTACCACCACTACACAAAGCACAAcctccaccacctccaccaccaccacttccTCCGCACCTTCATCAACAACTtcatcatcaacttcatcatcttcatcaaccACCCAAAGCATGCAATCCTCGTCCGAATCCACCACTGAACGCATGAAAGCTTCTTCATCCTCCACAACGCCTGTCAACTGTACGGAGGCTGGATACTTTCCGAATCCGGACGACTGTACCAAGTTCTATCGCTGCGTTGACTGGGACGGTATGGGTGAAAACTTTTCCGTCTTTCACTTCGACTGCCCCGAGGGTACCATTTGGGATCCCGCTGTAAATACCTGCAATCACGAGGACAGTGTCCAGCCACCCCGCAATTGTTCCAAATCTGCACCAGCGGAAACAACTGAATCGAACGCTGAATCAACCACCTCTGTTACAGAAGAACCAGGCTCTACGACCGAAGCCGCCCAAATGACGACAGCCCAGCAAACGGAAGCAACGACTGCGGCCAGTAGCCAACAGGAGACGACTACCGATTCTATGAGTTCCGAAACGACGGCTGCCGGGAAGGAAGAAACCACAACTCAGGCACAAATGATGACTACCACAGAGGGAACGGGCCAGGAAACGACAACAGCGGCCGCGCAAGAAACTACCGAAGCAACCACGATGACTGAAGCATCCCAGGAAACTACCACCGCGGCAACGAACGAGACAACAACGATGGCTGCCCAGGAATCTACTACGATGGCTGCACAGGAATCCACCACGATGCCTGCTCAAGAGACAACAACAATGGCTGCCCAAGAATCAACTACGACGGCCGCTCAGGAGACAACGACAATGGGTGCCCAAGAATCTACTACGATGGCCGCTCAGGAAACAACGACAATGGCAGCACAAGAAACGACAACGATGGCCGCTCAGGAGACAACTACAATGGGTGCACAAGAAACGACGACAATGGCTGGTCAAGAATCTACCACAGCCAGTGGCCAACAGGAAACAACTACAGCCTCTGGTGGTGAGCAAGAGACGACAACCATGGCACAATCTGAGATGACCACCGAAGCTGCCGGGCAGGAGCAAACAACCGAGGGTATGGAATCGACTACGGAACCAGCTTCCCAGGAATGTCCAGCAGGGTGCATGAGCTCGTGCCCACCAGTCGATGAGGATCAGGAACGTTTCGTGTGTCCGACCGGATTCAAACGTCACCCGAAGAATTGCAACCTGTTCTACCAGTGTACGGAGAAACCGAACAGCTACGACTACAGCATCGTCGTGTTCAGCTGTCCAAATGATACCGTTTATCAGGAGGATCGAACACAGTGTACAGAACCTGCTGAGGGAGATGATCGTTGCAAGGCAGCTAATCTGCGATCACAGCTGCGTAACACGCGCCAGCTGCCAGTA ATGCAGCTTGGCTCAATGGAACCGCTCTGTCCAACCGATGGCCATTTCGCGATCGACGATCAAAAGTGCAGCTCGACGTTCCTGCGCTGTACCCAAGGACGGTCTGGCCTTCAGCCGAACATGTACCGCTGTCCGAAGGGTTACGTTTACTGGCGAGTTAGCCGTCGCTGTGAACGTGTCCAGAAGATCCCCGAGTGTCAAACGACACCGATGCAGGAACGCTCGGAACTTCCGGTCGAATGGATCAACATCGGCAATCGACGCCGAAGCTTGTTCTAG